From a single Pseudomonas cremoricolorata genomic region:
- a CDS encoding DUF3108 domain-containing protein gives MRRALFLALAVLALPLQAADLKPFSASYTADWKQLPMSGTAERSLAKNANGTWDLNFKASMMIASLTEQSTLRMENDTLQPQTYHFERGGLGKAKKVDLNFDWNAKKVTGSDRGDAVNLPLNRGVLDKSSYQLALQHDVAAGKKSMTYQVVDGDEIDTYDFRVLGTEKVATKTGNVDAIKVERVRDPSQSKRITELWFAKSWDYLLVQLRQVETDGKEYVIVLQDGSVDGKPVKGN, from the coding sequence ATGCGTCGTGCCCTGTTCCTGGCTCTTGCCGTGCTCGCCCTGCCTTTGCAGGCCGCTGATCTGAAACCGTTCTCGGCCAGTTACACCGCCGACTGGAAGCAGCTGCCGATGAGCGGCACCGCCGAGCGCAGCCTGGCGAAGAATGCCAACGGCACCTGGGACCTGAACTTCAAGGCCTCCATGATGATCGCCAGCCTGACCGAGCAAAGCACCCTGCGCATGGAGAACGATACGCTGCAGCCGCAGACCTATCACTTCGAACGCGGCGGGCTGGGCAAGGCCAAGAAGGTCGACCTGAACTTCGACTGGAACGCCAAGAAAGTCACCGGTAGCGACCGTGGCGATGCCGTCAACCTGCCGCTCAACCGCGGCGTGCTCGATAAATCCTCGTACCAGTTGGCGTTGCAACACGACGTTGCCGCCGGCAAGAAAAGCATGACCTATCAGGTGGTCGACGGTGACGAGATCGACACCTACGACTTCCGCGTGCTCGGCACTGAAAAAGTCGCGACCAAGACCGGTAACGTCGACGCGATCAAGGTCGAACGCGTGCGCGATCCGAGCCAGAGCAAGCGCATCACCGAGCTTTGGTTCGCCAAGAGCTGGGACTACCTGCTGGTGCAACTGCGTCAGGTCGAGACCGACGGCAAGGAGTACGTGATCGTCCTGCAGGACGGTTCGGTGGATGGCAAGCCGGTCAAAGGTAACTGA
- a CDS encoding tRNA-uridine aminocarboxypropyltransferase encodes MSRPRCGRCQRPLSHCLCALIPYLPSRTRVLLLQHASEAGHALNTARLASLGLANAQLEVGEVFEDLSRWLSDPAYRPVLLFPGEQACALDSSMASSGKPLLLVVPDGTWRKARKLLYLNPALAELPRVTLAQVSESRYRVRKAPQTGALSTVEAVVQALNALEGQGRFDELLRPFEALIEGQIEAMGAQTFARNHPC; translated from the coding sequence ATGTCCAGACCCCGCTGCGGGCGCTGTCAGCGCCCGCTCAGCCATTGCCTTTGTGCACTCATTCCCTATCTGCCGAGCCGTACGCGTGTACTGTTGCTGCAGCATGCCAGCGAGGCAGGCCATGCGCTGAACACCGCGCGTCTGGCGTCACTCGGGCTTGCCAATGCCCAATTGGAGGTGGGCGAGGTGTTCGAGGATCTGTCGCGTTGGTTGAGCGACCCCGCTTATCGCCCAGTGTTGTTGTTTCCTGGCGAGCAGGCCTGCGCGTTGGATTCGTCGATGGCATCGAGCGGCAAACCGCTGTTGCTGGTGGTCCCCGATGGCACTTGGCGCAAAGCGCGTAAGTTGCTGTACCTGAACCCGGCTCTGGCCGAACTGCCGCGGGTAACACTGGCGCAGGTCAGCGAGTCGCGCTATCGCGTGCGCAAGGCGCCGCAGACTGGGGCGTTGTCGACGGTAGAGGCGGTGGTGCAGGCGCTGAATGCGCTGGAGGGGCAGGGCAGGTTCGATGAACTGCTCAGGCCCTTCGAGGCGTTGATCGAGGGGCAGATCGAGGCGATGGGCGCGCAGACGTTCGCGCGTAATCACCCGTGTTGA
- a CDS encoding PA1414 family protein: MNDRMYNWFHDLAVALGLIPPPLQPVPIPSDDDSRRRQPRRR, translated from the coding sequence ATGAACGATCGTATGTACAACTGGTTCCATGATCTGGCCGTCGCGCTCGGCCTGATACCGCCGCCGTTGCAACCGGTGCCGATCCCCAGCGACGATGACTCGCGCAGACGCCAGCCACGGCGTCGTTGA
- a CDS encoding DMT family transporter: MSATRQQPDAFAFQLMMLLCLIWGSQQVLIKWAAVDIAPVMQAALRSGIAAVLVAALVCWRREWMQLGCTWRPGLLAGGLFGLEFLFIAEGLKLTSAAHMSVFLYTAPIFTALGLHLTLPSERLRRLQWLGILLAFGGIATAFAGGVSWAELDTRMLLGDALGLLAGLAWGATTVVVRGSRLSEAPASLTLLYQLLVGFIGLLLIATLSGQVLDVRFTPMALGSVLFQGVVVSFVSYLTWFWLLRKYLASNLAVFSFITPLFGVSFGVLLLGERLTANFVLGALLVLAGVVLVSAEPWVRRQLRRVLG, translated from the coding sequence ATGAGCGCGACTCGCCAGCAACCCGATGCCTTCGCCTTCCAGCTGATGATGCTGCTGTGCCTGATCTGGGGCAGCCAGCAAGTGTTGATCAAATGGGCAGCGGTGGACATCGCGCCGGTGATGCAGGCGGCGCTGCGTTCAGGCATTGCCGCTGTGCTGGTAGCGGCGCTGGTGTGCTGGCGCCGGGAGTGGATGCAGCTAGGGTGTACCTGGCGCCCGGGTCTGTTGGCGGGCGGGCTGTTCGGCCTGGAGTTTTTGTTCATCGCCGAGGGCCTGAAGCTGACCAGCGCCGCGCACATGTCGGTGTTTCTGTACACCGCGCCCATCTTCACTGCCCTCGGTTTGCACCTGACCTTGCCCAGCGAACGGCTGCGGCGCTTACAGTGGCTGGGTATCCTGCTGGCCTTCGGCGGCATTGCCACGGCGTTCGCCGGCGGCGTGTCGTGGGCTGAATTGGACACCCGTATGCTGCTCGGTGATGCTCTGGGCTTGCTCGCAGGCCTTGCCTGGGGTGCGACGACGGTGGTGGTGCGTGGCTCGCGGCTGTCTGAGGCGCCGGCCTCGCTGACGCTGCTGTATCAGCTGCTGGTGGGCTTCATTGGCCTGTTGCTGATCGCGACCCTGAGCGGTCAGGTGCTGGACGTGCGCTTTACGCCGATGGCGCTGGGCAGTGTGCTGTTTCAGGGTGTGGTGGTGTCGTTCGTCAGTTACCTGACCTGGTTCTGGCTGCTGCGCAAATACCTCGCCTCGAACCTGGCGGTGTTTTCGTTCATCACGCCGTTGTTCGGGGTGAGTTTCGGCGTGCTGCTGTTGGGTGAGCGATTGACTGCCAACTTCGTGCTGGGGGCGCTGTTGGTACTGGCGGGGGTGGTGCTGGTCAGCGCGGAGCCGTGGGTGAGGCGGCAATTGCGTCGCGTACTGGGCTAG